A genomic stretch from Anoplopoma fimbria isolate UVic2021 breed Golden Eagle Sablefish chromosome 8, Afim_UVic_2022, whole genome shotgun sequence includes:
- the misp gene encoding mitotic interactor and substrate of PLK1, with amino-acid sequence MDSIPRNWVLKPLSPLLQPSDLRTIAGPARSESPDLNDPVFSSDSISVARSHSTVVVSSQQGEGCRQVVVQAGQVAVLQDGESTSDEWHPSSPSDPSSPSSSSGSHCGFYSFVEDPASPEAELNEAWMVSAQRQTQLATLKEEKGFKLQTYTSSRKPESLFAENDGDAQYEVDLKNDNNDVRETEEKQLRKEIIRSQAPKKNPTFKDQLSALEDLDLSRSTNKLKEGFSMSYSTVSSRTEPPCPAEPGTVDKEQINFSAARQQFLKMEQDRLTALPSPLRSSRTHLNVSLQQDPDVSSSKQLETYDNLEVSEDTTTSIPTEEDEIYPERKLTVCRTEESPSWQSVVFDDLDSGLDGRSVEVGGGYISDEGVFYDDTEQENRSCKSNSDYETPIEREIRLVQEREENLRRSRGLKLSDSRAEMVEIKTKRLQLPLTPIKAKEKNRVSFVIQREIQKESQSKEEPQQQGGILGRNSPDPPQGLEFDQQEKDKRTEERPQSESGDAEVFLSPCCPHRHPEETELYISQMSSAPSSFSTRGSEVQDTRGTSSSSNLSSSHSSPTPTPHRDTTSTTPWSWREKLESNGLQSRGRGAPDFIEKEIEEALRREQELRELRESTELRESRELRESREETDGSFFSPAPLLEQATKVAVSQFYPSVNTDQPVSVSLSPRPFVRLPSISFITAQPWSSPPPPSSSSSYPSSSCPLSPSFSSSPPPSSSSHPSSSCPLPLLLRGLTETLLQDFKERRVKLDESVYAGIQPVDDVNNEVVESTRVIRHKNQRALLWEAGVFSNQEDQ; translated from the exons ATGGACAGCATCCCGAGGAACTGGGTACTGAAGCCTCTGTCCCCCCTGCTGCAACCCTCAGACCTGCGCACCATCGCCGGCCCGGCACGCAGTGAGTCCCCAGACCTGAACGATCCAGTCTTCAGCTCCGACAGCATCTCCGTTGCTCGTAGTCATTCCACAGTGGTCGTCTCCTCCCAGCAGGGTGAAGGGTGCAGACAGGTTGTAGTTCAGGCGGGGCAGGTCGCTGTGTTGCAGGATGGAGAGAGCACCAGCGACGAGTGGCATCCCAGCAGCCCCAGCGACCCCAGCAgccccagcagcagctcagGCTCTCACTGCGGTTTCTACTCCTTTGTTGAGGATCCGGCGAGTCCCGAGGCCGAGCTGAACGAAGCCTGGATGGTCTCAGCCCAGCGACAGACTCAGCTGGCGACcctgaaggaggagaaaggatTCAAACTACAGACCTACACCAGCAGCAGGAAGCCAGAGAGTCTATTTGCAGAGAACGATGGAGACGCACAGTACGAAGTGGATCTGAAGAACGACAACAATGACGTAcgggagacagaggagaagcaGCTTCGGAAGGAGATAATTCGCAGCCAAGCGCCGAAGAAGAACCCAACATTCAAAGATCAGCTGAGTGCGCTGGAGGATCTGGATCTGAGCAGATCTACGAACAAACTCAAGGAAGGTTTCAGCATGAGTTACAGTACTGTCAGCTCCAGAACAGAACCCCCCTGCCCTGCTGAGCCCGGGACCGTTGACAAGGAGCAGATCAACTTCAGCGCTGCCCGACAACAGTTCCTGAAGATGGAGCAGGACCGGCTGACTGCACTGCCAAGCCCTCTGAGGTCCTCAAGGACACATCTGAATGTGTCTCTGCAGCAAGATCCTGATGTGTCCTCGTCAAAGCAGTTGGAGACATACGACAACTTGGAGGTTAGCGAAGATACAACAACTTCTATACCAACGGAAGAAGACGAGATCTATCCAGAGAGGAAGCTGACGGTGTGCCGGACCGAAGAGAGTCCCAGCTGGCAGAGTGTTGTGTTCGATGACCTGGACTCCGGCCTGGATGGGCGGTCTGTGGAGGTGGGCGGCGGCTACATCAGTGATGAAGGCGTGTTCTATGACGACACTGAGCAAGAGAACAGGAGCTGCAAGTCCAATAGCGACTATGAGACCCCGATTGAAAGGGAGATCCGGTTAGTTCAGGAACGTGAGGAGAACCTACGACGCTCTCGAGGGCTGAAGCTCAGcgacagcagagcagagatgGTCGAGATCAAAACCAAACGTTTACAGTTGCCACTAACCCCCATCAAAGCTAAAGAAAAGAACCGAGTAAGCTTCGTCATCCAGCGTGAGATCCAGAAGGAGAGCCAGAGTAAGGAGGAGCCTCAGCAGCAGGGAGGGATCCTTGGACGAAACAGTCCAGATCCTCCACAGGGGCTGGAGTTTGACCAACAAGAAAAGGACAAGAGGACGGAAGAAAGACCTCAATCTGAGTCTGGAGATGCCGAAGTCTTCCTGTCGCCATGCTGTCCTCATCGACACCCCGAAGAAACTGAGTTGTACATCAGCCAAATGAGTTCAGCTCCTTCTTCCTTCTCTACGAGGGGCTCAGAGGTCCAGGATACAAGAGGAACTTCTTCATCCTCcaacctctcctcctctcactcctcccCAACACCAACACCTCACCGTGATACTACGTCGACCACACCTTGGTCCTGGAGGGAGAAGCTGGAGTCCAACGGCTTGCAgtccagaggaagaggagctccAGATTTCATAGAGAAGGAGATCGAGGAGGCCCTTAGACGGGAGCAGGAGCTGAGGGAGCTGAGGGAATCCACGGAGCTGAGGGAGTCCAGGGAGCTGAGGGAGTCCAGGGAGGAAACTGATGGGTCGTTcttctctccagctcctctgttGGAACAGGCAACCAAAGTGGCCGTCAGTCAGTTCTACCCATCTGTGAACACAG ATCAACCCgtcagtgtgtctctgtctcctcgtcCGTTCGTCCGTCTACCCTCCATCTCCTTCATCACGGCTCAGCCCTGGtcctccccacctcctccctcctcctcctcctcttatccTAGCTCCTCctgccccctctccccctctttctcctcctcacctcctccctcctcctcctctcatcctagCTCCTCctgccccctccccctcc TCCTCAGAGGTCTGACGGAGACCCTGCTCCAGGACTTTAAGGAGAGACGAGTGAAGCTGGATGAGAGCGTG tACGCAGGAATTCAGCCGGTCGACGACGTGAATAACGAG GTTGTTGAGTCGACTCGAGTCATTCGACATAAAAACCAACGTGCTCTGCTGTGGGAGGCCGGAGTGTTCTCCAATCAGGAGGACCAGTGA